In Molothrus aeneus isolate 106 unplaced genomic scaffold, BPBGC_Maene_1.0 scaffold_34, whole genome shotgun sequence, a single window of DNA contains:
- the LOC136570451 gene encoding LOW QUALITY PROTEIN: serine/threonine-protein kinase pim-1-like (The sequence of the model RefSeq protein was modified relative to this genomic sequence to represent the inferred CDS: inserted 1 base in 1 codon) translates to MPYKEKFTQRLKEEDLEPSSHDHQKAEKDPLPLRCRPAPAPWLRAWPAASPLRAPPLTSSAASPELLQPGAARQAAARWAGGCPGQKSSSAVPPARAEKPPLEQLYRQGPLLGSGGCGSVYSGTRLADGAPVAIKRXVPERISEWARLRNGALVPLELALLWMDGVVAWLHGVVRLLDWFDVPEGFALVMERPQRSEDPWYFLHERRFLTEPVARGLFPQVLEAVQHCSGRGVLHRDIKAENVLVDLATGEAKLINFGCGTILQDTFYTRMSGTPEYSPPEWILFGCYHGQPATIWSLGILLYELVCGHLPFRTNKDIVQGQLIFPSPVSQECQHLIRWCLSMDPTHRPCLEDLFEHSWLQEPCLAQETAEMHP, encoded by the exons ATgccttataaggaaaagttcactcAGCGGTTAAAAGAGGAGGACTTGGAGCCTTCATCCCACgaccaccagaaggcagaaaaagacccccTA CCGCTCCGCTGCCGCCCAGCTCCCGCCCCATGGCTGAGagcgtggccagcagcttcCCCGCTCCGAGCTCCGCCGCTCACCAGCTCGGCCGCCAGCCCCGAGCTGCTGCAGCCCGGGGCAGCTCGGCAAGCAGCAGCGCGCTGGGCGGGCGGGTGCCCCgggcagaagagcagcagcgcGGTGCCCCCCGCACGGGCGGAGAagcctcccctggagcagctctacCGGCAGGGCCCGCTGCTGGGCAGTGGCGGCTGCGGCAGCGTTTACTCCGGGACCCGGCTCGCCGACGGCGCCCCG GTGGCCATCAAGC GTGTCCCGGAGCGCATCTCGGAGTGGGCACGGCTG CGCAACGGCGCccttgtgcccctggagctggcgctGCTGTGGATGGATGGTGTCGTGGCCTGGCTCCACGGCGTCGTGCGGCTCCTGGACTGGTTCGATGTGCCCGAGGGCTTCGCCCTGGTCATGGAGCGTCCGCAGCGCAGTGAGGACCCCTGGTACTTCCTGCACGAGCGGCGGTTCCTGACGGAGCCCGTGGCGCGGGGGCTGTTcccccaggtgctggaggccgtgcagcactgcagcggcCGCGGCGTCCTGCACCGCGACATCAAGGCCGAGAATGTCCTCGTCGACCTGGCCACGGGCGAGGCGAAGCTCATCAACTTCGGCTGCGGCACGATCCTCCAGGACACGTTCTACACCCGGATGTCAG GAACGCCGGAGTACAGCCCACCGGAGTGGATCCTCTTTGGCTGCTaccatggccagccagccactatctggtccctgggcatcctgctctatGAGCTGGTCTGCGGGCACCTTCCTTTCCGCACCAACAAGGATATCGTCCAGGGCCAGCTCATCTTCCCGTCCCCGGTGTCTCAAG agtgccagcacctcatcagGTGGTGTTTATCCATGGACCCCACACACAGGCCGTGCTTGGAGGACCTTTTTGAGcattcttggctgcaggagccctgcctggcccaggagacagcagagatgcatccctga